The genomic window CGGACGACGAGCTGTTGTGATACGCCAACGCGAAATCCGCCCGTGATCAACTTGTTCCAGACGAACCGCTCGGCTCCGCCGAGCTGCCGCCACGCCTGCATGACGCTTTCGCGCTGCTCGTCTTCCGATTGCCGCGCCAACGGTAGCACTCGCTCCTCGATCCATCGATGGAGCGGGACGTCGGATTCGCCGGTCGCGTCGGGCAGCAGCAGCGACATGGTCTCCGCCAGGTCGCCGACCGAGTCATAAGACTCCTCGAATAACCATTCTGGTATACCAGATTCCTCGAGGGCCCACTGCGCCAGCCGCCGCACCGGAATGAGCCGCTTCGGCCGGCCGCCACTCAGGAAATAGACCGCCCACGCCGCATCGGCGGCGGCCGCGGTGCGGAAATACTCCGCCATGGCGTCCACTTTCTCCGTGGTCCGCATGGTCTCGTCGACGGCGGTGTACAGCTGGGCGAAACGCTTCACGCCGGGACATCCTCCCCGGCGAGGTCGAGGGGATCGAGATCTTCTTCGCCCTTCCACAGGCTCGACACCGCGCGCGCGTCGATGCCACGCTCGGTCAGCAATCGCACGAGCGGTTCACGCGTTCCGTGCGTCACCCACACTCGCTCGGCCCCGCTTCCCTCCACGGCCGCGAGCAGCGACGGCCAATCGACGTGATCCGAGAGCACGAATCCACGATCGACCGCGCGGCGCCGGCGCGCACCGCGCACGCGCATCCAGCCAGACGCGAACCCCGTCGAGATTTCACCGAAGCGGCGCAGCCACGTACTACCCGACGCCGACGGCGGTGCGACGATCAAGCTGCCGGCGAAGCCGTGCCCGCGAGGCAGATCGCCGGCATAACGCGTGTTCGCGATTCGAACATCGGCTGCGCGATAATCCGCGTTCAATCGCTCGACGGCGCCGTGCGTGTAGATCGGGCCGATGTCACAGTCAGCGAGGCCGGCGAGCAATCGCTGCGCTTTGCCGAGCGCGTAGCCGAAGAGCACGGACGCGCGGCCGGCGTGCGCGTTCGTCTGCCACCACGCGCGGATCTGATCGAACACTTGCCACTCGGGCGGCCATCGGTAGATCGGCAAGCCGAAGGTGCTTTCGGTAATGAAGGTGTGGCATCGTACGAGCTCGAATGGCGAGCACGTCGGATCCGGATCCGTCTTGTAGTCGCCCGAAACCACCCACACCTCGCCCTGGTGTTCGACGCGCACTTGTGCCGAGCCGAGGATGTGACCCGCCGGATGCAGTGAGACGCGAACGCCGTTGATGTTCACAGCCTCGCCCCATTCCACGGCCTGAATCGGGGACTCGGCGCCAAGTCGTGTGCGAAGCACACCCGCGCCCTCGCGCGAACAGAGGTAGTTCGCCGAGCCCCAACGCGCGTGGTCGCCGTGTGCGTGTGTGATCACCGCGCGAGACACCGGCTCCCACGGATCGACGTAGAAGTCGCCGGCCGAGCAGTAGAGTCCGCGTTCGTTCAGGCGCAGCAGGGTCATCGCCCTTTTGAGGGTGTCAGAGATCGTGCCGTGCTGGACGGCATCGAGCGTTGCCTGGCTAGCGGCGAGCGCGCACGGGACGCAAAATCATGGATGCAACGGTCTGGCTCGCCAGAGCGTTTGCCTGATGACCTTCCAGAGCGTCCCACCTCCTCGAGATTGATCATGTCACGCATTCGTTCGTCCGCCTGCGCGTCGCTCGTTCCACTTGTTGCGCTCGTCGCTGGGGCGGTGCCGGCGGCCGCGCAGAATCACACGCCGTCGCGTCAGGAAGGACCGCAATACCACGCGAAAGCGGCCGCGGTCGCCCCGGAGCGAGTGGCCGGACCGACGCTCGAGCAATTCATGTCGCCGCCGTCGCCGCTCGAGATGGGCGCCGCCAAAAAAGCGGATCGCCTGGCGTGGGTCACGTACGAGCGCGGCATGCGCAACGTGTACACGGCCGTCGCGCCGGCGTACAAGGCGGTGCGCCTCACCAACTTCATGAACGATGACGGCGTCGACGTCAGCTCGGTGAAATTGTCCGACGACGGCTCCGTCGCGATCTTCGTGCGCGGATCCGCGCAGAATCGCGCGGGTTGGGTTGCGAATCCGTCGCACGATCCGGCGGGCCCCGATCGCGCGGTGTGGGCAGCGAAGACCGATGGCAGCGGCGCGTGGCGGCTTGCATCGATCGCCAACACCGAGACGCAGCAAGCCGGCGGATTCGGCGGCCGCGGCGGGAGTGGTCCCGAGCTTTCGCCGGACGGCAAGCATGTTGTCTTCGTGCGGGACGGGCAGATCTTCCATGCACGTGTCGCGAAAGGCGTAACGGCTGGCATCGACACGGGCGGCGTGCCGTTCATCAAGGAGTGGGGTCGTCAGAGCAGTCCGGTGTGGTCGCCCGACGGATCGAAGCTCGCGTTCGTGAGCACGCGCGACAATCACTCGTTCGTCGGCGTGTTCGACATGAAGACGCGTCGCGTCGATTTCGTATCGCCGAGTGTGGACTTTGATACCGCGCCGGTGTGGTCGGCGGATGGGAAGCAGATCGCGTTCATTCGTCGCCCCGGCACGCCGTTCGGGAATCAGGCGCAGCAAGGCGCCGGCGGCATTGGTGGCCCCGCGGGTCCGGCCGCGGCGCGCGGTGGTCGCGGCGGGAACGGAGGCGGTGGACGCGGCGGTCGTGGCGGCTTCGGCCAGGCGAACGACTCGACTCCGCAACGCATCGATGGCCTGTATCGCGCGGCGTTCCCGGGCGGCTACACGTTGTCGTTCATGGTCGCCGACGTCGCGACTGGCAGAGCGCGCGAGTTCTGGCACAATCAGCCGAACGAGCGCGTGTTCAACGCGATCAACGGCATTGAGTGGGCGGGCGATCACGTCGTCTTCACCGCGCAACGTCCGAACGACGAGTGGGATCGCTGGTTCTCTGTCCCGGTGAGCGGCAGCGGATACGCGGAGCCCGTGCTGTTGACGACGACCGACGGCTTGATCAACGACGGCGTCGCCGATCGCACGTTCGTGACGACGACGGTGTCGCGCGATGGCAAGACGTTTTACTACGCGACGAACGCCAAGGACATCGAGAAGCGGCACGTCTGGGCCGTGCCGGTGACGGGCGGTACGCCGCGCCAGATCTCGACCGACGACGGTGTCGAAGTCTCGCCGACGCTGCTCGCCGACGGAAAGTCGATGGCCGTGCTGTACTTCGGCGCGAGTCAACCCGCGTCGGTGGGCATTGTCCCGGTCGACGGCGGTTCGACGAAGATCGTGTATCCGACGGCGGCGATGCTCAAGGATTTCCCGCAGAGCGCGCACGTGACGCCGGAGATCGTGATCACGCACGCCGCCGATGGTTTAGAGATTCATAATCAGCTGTTCCTGCCCAAGGATCTCAAGCCGGGCGAGAAGCGGCCGGCGGTGGTGTTCGTGCACGGCGGGCCGGTGCGGCAGATGCTCCCCGCCTACCACTACATGCAGTTCTATCATTGGGCGTACGCGTACAACGAGTACCTCGCGTCGCAGGGATACATCGTCCTCTCGATCAACTACCGCAGCGGCATCGGCTACGGCAACTCGTTCCGCCGCGCGCCGAACACCGAAGGGCGCGGCAACTCCGAGTATCAGGACGTGCTGGCGGGCGGCAAATACCTGCAGTCACGCCCGGACGTCGATCCGGCCCGCGTCGGCATCTGGGGCCTGTCGTATGGCGGCCTGCTCACCTCGCAGGCTCTCGCGCGCAACTCGGACATTTTCGTGGCGGGCGTGGACATGGCGGGCGTCCACCTCTACGGCAGCTCACTCGATTCGACGAACCTCGCGTATCAGTCGTCATCGGCGGCGCACATCAACACCTGGAAATCGCCGGTGTACCTGGTGCAGGGCGACGACGACCGCAATGTGGATTTCTCGCAGACGATCGGTCTCGTGCAGCTCCTGCGCGCGCACGGCATCTATTATGAGCTCACCGTGAACCCGGACGACACGCACGAGTCGTTGATTCACAGCCGGTGGATCGCCGTCTGGAACCACAGCACGGACTTCCTGCACCGCTTCCTGTGGGAGAAGCAGGCGCCGCCGGTCATGACGACGTCGAACAAGTGATGCTCGAATGAACTCGCCGCTCCGCATCGCCTTCTACTACGCCCTGTTGCTGGCGGTCGTGAGCGTTTTAGTATTACAGTATACGAAACAGGCGATGTTGCCGCGGACGCAAACGCCGGCCGTGTGGGTCGCGGTCGGCGTCTCGCTCGTGTCGGTGGTCGTGCTGCGGTCGGGGTGGATGCGCGGAAACGCATGGAAGAGCGATCAGGCGCGGCTGGGCACGATCGTCAACGACTTCTACGAGCCGCGCCGCGAGGCGCTCTCGAACGGCTTCGCGGTCGCGGGCGGAGTGTTTCTCTCACTCTGGTGGGCCACCGCGACCTGGAGTGTCGTACTCGGCGGCGTGCGACGACACGTGGCGGGACGCGGGCTGGCCGACTTCGAGATCGCCGCCGTCGTCGGTGCGATCACCGGCGGCCTCTTCGGTGCAGTGATCGGACTCGTCGTCGGACACATCTGGGAAACGCGCCACCGCCGCGCGCGACTCGCTCGGAGCGTAGCGAATGCCTGACCTCGTGATCCGAATCAAGAAGAAGACGGATGGCTCCGCCGCGCTGAGCTGCACGCGCGCCGACGGCTCGGTGACGTGGCAGCGGCAGGAAGGCTCGCAGGGCCGCTTCTTTCCGCTCCACGATCTCACGCACTTTGCCGTCGAGTCGACCTTGGGATTTCGCCGCGCGTTTTACGGATTGGTCGCCGAGGGTTGGGACATCGGCTCGTTCGAGGCGAACGGGGTTGCCGCGATTCCCGACGAAGCGCTTCTTGCGGAGTTGATCGTCGGGTTCCTCGACGTCGAGCGCGCCAGTGGTCAGCGGGATTCAGCGGAAGACTTCAACTGGAAGATCGATACGTATTGCAATGAGCACGGGCTGCCGCCAACGACGTTCCGCATGACCGCCGAGCGACTCGACGCCATTCGTCGTCGCCGCGCCGCGCTGTTCGATCGCTGGTCCGCGGTGCCGGCCGGCGAAGCCCTCGAGCTCACGTTCGACCGAACCGGAGACACCAACGCCGCGGTGGGCGCGTAGGAATCGTCATGGACAACGCCGACATTCCTCCGACCCAGCCGAGTGGCGCGCTCGTGCCTCCACCGCGCGGACCGCGCACCGCGGTCGCGACGGCCACGCCCGAACCGCCCAATCGCCACGCGCGCCATCCCGATTCGTGGATTCGCCGCAACGCATTTCAGCAATTCGTCGCGCGCACGCTCGACGCGGTTGACGATTTCGCGGACACCGTCGCGGCCGGACTCGGCCTCCGTCATCGGTGACGGCTCGCGCCGCGGTCAGCGCGGGGCTGTTGCTGTTTCGACGTTCGCACGGCGCGTTGGAGGTGTTTCTCGCGCATCCGGGGGGACCGTTCTGGTCCAAGCGCGACGCGGCGGCTTGGACGATTCCGAAAGGCATCGTCGACGAGGGCGAAGATCTCCTCGACGGAGCACGCCGCGAATTCCGCGAGGAGACGAGCATCGAACCCGCGGGGCCGTTCCTTCCACTCGGCGCGATCAAGCAAAAGGCCGGCAAGACGGTTCACGCCTGGGCCTGGGAAGGCGACGCGGATCCCGATGCGATTCAGAGCAACAGCATGCGCACGGAGTGGCCGCGCGGATCGGGACGGTGGATCGAGTTTCCGGAAGTCGATCGTTGCGCCTGGTTCGATGTGGCGACGGCGCGTGAAAAAATGAACGCCGCGCAAGCCGCGTTCGTGGATCGTCTCGTGGCGCTCGTCGGGGCGTAGGGCGTTCGAGAGGGTACCGCGTTCGGACGTACGAGAGTGTACCGCTCGCCGGGAGACATCCCCGGCCCGGAGCGATCGACTCTGTCCACGGTCATCGACGTGCGAGACTCGCGCGCGCGAGACTAACGCGCGCCTCGACGCTCCCAGTATGACTCGTCGGCGATCAGCACATCGAGCTCGATCGCGCTCGCACCCTCCTCGACCGAATAGTCCGCGATGTGAATCGCCGACGTCGGAATTGGCGCGCCGTTCGCATCCTGCAGCTCGAGCTGCAACGCATCGCGCGCCTTGTAGTAGCGCGCGAGCACCGTTTCATCTCGCGCTGATCCGTCGCGCGGCACCGCGTGCGCGAAGAGTCGAAAGACAGGCTGCACGAGCTCGTAGCCAAGTCCGGGACGAAACGCTCCCCACGCGCGACCGGTGCCGGGCTCGATGTGCTCGAGCTCCGAGTGGCCGACGATGACGCCGTGCAGGCGCAGCGTATGTCGCACGATTATGGTTTTTTGACCCTGGGCGCCACGGTGTTCGTGTCGGTGATGCGGAAGCTGAACTGCTGTTGCACCAGCTGCCGCACCTTGGCCGTGCCGATCTTCGCCGGCGAAAAGCGCATGTAGGGCAACGCTTCACGCACGGACGTCACGAAGTCGTTGTGCGTCGCCTTGAGCACGATGAACGTCGTCGTGTCGGCGAATCCCGTCGTGTCCACCACGTATTGAGCGTCCACGTATCCCTGAATGTGTTGCGCCAGCAACTTGAGTGGATACGCCGGCGCCGCGCTCGATGTCGAGCGCACCGCGGCGGTGTCCACGTCGAGTACCGAATATACGGAGTCCTGCCCCGTCGCCGGCGGACCAGCGCGCGTGGCGACGGTGTCAGTTGCCGTCGTCGCCGTGTCGCGCCCAACGGTTTGATCGGCCGACGTCGGACGCGCCTCGCCCATCATGCGCGCGCCTTCGCCCGTCCCCGGGCCCTCGATTGGCGCCTTCACATACGTCACGCGTTCCGTCTTTTCGCCGCCGGCGGTTGGCGCGCGGTCCGGCGGCGGAATGTAGAAGACGTGATTCGCGATGCTGCCCTGCTCGACGTTCGGCTGCGGCAGCGTCGCGAACACCCAGGCCGTGATCGCCGCGGCGTGAAACACGACGCTGACCACCGCGGCCACGAGCGCGGTGATACGCACCGCGCGCGAGCTCAACCACCAGCGCATCATATGCCCCCCTTCGCCGATGCGCGACGACGACTGCGTGATTCGCTTACGTCCAGTACCGCTCGCGGAGCAGCCCGACGTGATGCCGCTCATGCCCCGCCACGATGTACAACAGCGCCCTCGGCGTAATCTCGGCGCCGTTGGCCGAGCCGCGGCGCGTCAACTCGTCTTCGTCGAGCTGGCGGGCGAGGTGAATCGTCGCGGTGCGGACGACTTGCAGCTCCTCGAGCAAATCATCGAGCGACCGGCGCGAGAAATTCGCATTGGTCACGAACGCGTTCTCGTCGAATCCGGGAAGATTGGTCTGGTCGTTGCGCGCGACGCGCAGTGTGCGATATGCGAATATGCGTTCACAATCCGACAGATGGCCAACCACTTCTTTCATGGTCCACTTGCCGGGTGCGTACGCGAAGTCCGCCCGATCGCCGTGCGCGCGAATCTGCGCGACGGAATCGATGAGCTGCTCGCGCAGCAGGGACAGCAGATCGCCGTCCGGCACCTGCGAGATGTACTTGCCGTAATACGACAAGTATTCGTCGGCTTGCGGACGAAGGATCGCTGTCGTCGAGGTAGTGGTGGTCATAACGGTTGGCGTGAAGGTTCAACGATCCCCGGTCCCGACATCGGCCCCGACATCGGCCCCGACATCGGCCCCGAAGGCGAATACTGCCGAGCGGCATCGCCCGCGGCCAGCTGTGCCTGCCGGCGGCCGAGCCAGACCGCCAGTCCCAGCCAGATCGCCGATATCGGTACGGCGACGAACGAGATGCCGCCCAACCCCAGTCCAAGCGCCGCGAGCCCAGCATAGCTCCACGCGGCGAGCTGATCGCCGCCGCGATAGACGAACGTCTCGATGACGTTCTTCGCCTTATACTTGTCCTCGCGGCGTACTACCGTAAACAATACTTCGACCGCGGGATTCGTCACCGCGAAGTTCATTCCGCGCCGCGCGACGCTGAACACCGCGACCGTCGCGAAGACCGGAAACGCGCCCAGCACGCCGAAGCCGAGCATGCTCACGACGGGCAGAACGGCGAGACCGACCACCAGGCCGAACCAGCGCAGGATGCGTCCCGTGAAGAACAGTTGCGTGATCACGGTGAGCGTTTGCGCCCCCAGCTCGAGGTCCGCCGAAATGGCCGTTCGCGCCGTCATCGTCGTGTAACGATGGCCGACGATGTCGGCCTGCGCGAAATACAGCACCGTGGATCCGAAGACATACAATATCTGGAATATGCAAATTCCAAAGAGATATGGCGAGTGCACCACGTGCGTGAACCCGGCCCACACGCTGCCGCCGATGACCTCGCGGTCGCGCGCGCCGTTCGGCCGAACGTCGTGCGCCGTCGACTCCAGCTTGAACACGGTGATGGTCAGCACCGCCAGCTCGATGAGCACCGCCGACACGAGCAGCATGTTCACCGCGCCGACGAACGGCGCGAGCGAGGCCGTCGCGGCCGACCCGATGATCGATCCCGCCGTTCCGCCGACTCCGATGAATCCGAACACGCGCTTCGCCTGTTCGCTGCGCCATGAGTCGGCCATCAGCGTCCAGAAGATCGACGTATTGAACAACGCATACACCGTGATCCAGACGTAGAACACGCGTCCCATCCAGAGAGCGACGGTCGATCCTTCGCCCGCGGCCACGAAACGCAGCACCACGTAGAACACAAGGAACGACGCCGTAAAAAAGTGATATGAGATCGGAATCACTCGGCGCACGGGCAGGCGCGCGACCAGTCCGGAGAAAAGGGGATTGCAGATGAGCGTGCCGGCGAGCGTCCCCATGAACAACCACGGCAGCTTGGTGACGCCCGACGCCGCGGCGACCGCTTCGCGAATCGGACGCAGCACGAAGTAGCTGCTCAGCAGGAAGAAGAAAAAGAAGAACGAGATCATCATCGGACGCACTTCATCCGCGCGCACGTCCACCGCGCGGCGAAGCAACCGATGCAACCGACCTTCGTGCTGCCCTTCGGTTGCCGATGTCATCACTTCGAGGCCTGCTTCTGCTTCCACGCCGCGAGCACCTGCGCCTCACGCTCCGCGGAAATCCCCGCGATCTTTCCCTGCGACAACGCCTCGAGCTCCGCGGCTGGACGCGTCTTGTTCCAGTCGAGCGTATCCTTCGCGGTGACCGCGAGCGGACGGAACGTCAGACCGGCGGCAATCGCCTTGTCGACGCTCCGTCGCGAAAACCCGGCGCGCTCCGGCGTATCCGGTACGACGACCGGCATGTTCGACCACGGCCGAATGCCCTGCTCCTGCAGAAAGCTCCACGGCACCCATGTGAATTGCGCGCCGGCCGTCGTCACCGCCTTGATGCCGTACAGCATTTCGGCGAGCGACAACGGCTTCGCCGGACCGGTCGCGTTGAACGTTCCGAGCGTGTGGTTTTCCGCGACGCGAATGGTCCATTCGGCGAGATCGCGCGAATCGATGATCTGCACCGGATCGTTCGGCGTGCCCGGCGCGAGCACTTCCCCGCCCTTGTCGATGCGGTACGGCCAGTAGGTGAATCGATCCGACCGATCGAGCGGACCGACGATGAGGCCCGGGCGAATGATCGTGTACATGTCCGCATACTGCCGCGCGACTTCATGCTCGGACTCGGACTTGAGCACGCCGTACATGCGGCCGAAATCCGCCGGCTTCACCGCGTAGAGATCGACGCCTGCCGGCGCCGGCGTCGTGTGATCGCTCTCGTCGACCCACGCGTGGCTGTTGTCGGGATAAACCGAAATGGTCGAAATGAAGATGTAGTGATTCGTGTTCCCTTTCATGTACTGCGCGACGTTGCGCACCCAGGCCGGTGCGGTCGTCGGATTGTCGATCACAACGTCGAACTTCCGGCCCTTGAGCGCGCTGACGTCCGCATTCAAATCACCGATGAGCTGATCGACGCGCCCCTTGAAAAAATCCGGACGCGTGCGGTTGCGATTCAGCAGCGTGACCTTGTGCCCGCGCGCGATCGCATACTCGACCTGCTCGGGCCCCGTGAACCCCGTGCCCCCGAGAATGAGAATGTCGAGCGACTTGGCCGCGCGCTCGATGCTCGGCGCGTCGGCACCCAGGAGTTCCGGCGGCTGCGCCATCGAGATCTTCGGCAGCGTATCGAGGCCAATCGCGCCGGCGGCGACGGCGGAAGCTTTGATGAATGTGCGGCGGTCGGTTGACATGGTTGACGCTGTGATGAGTGGCTCGCTCGCACGTGCGAATGCGAGCGCGAGCGCGAAACGATCGAGTGTCCGAGACAATACTGACGCCTGGTCCAGCGCCTCGACAGTGGCGGCAACTCGCCAGTAAGTTCCCTTACACTCGGCAACCAGAGGCTTCCGAATGCTTCGCCCCCTCGCTCGCGTCACCGCCCTGCTGTGTACAATCTGCGTCGCGGGCGCGGTTGGCGCGCAAACTGACAGCGGAATCGTTTCGTCGAAGCATGGCATGGTCGTGTCGACGTCGGCGCCCGCGTCGGACGTCGGCGCGGCGATCCTCCGCAAAGGCGGCAACGCCATCGACGCCGCGGTGGCCACGGCGTTCGCGCTCGCGGTGACGCACCCGAGCGCCGGGAACATCGGCGGCGGCGGCTTCATGATCGTTCGGCCCGCGAAGGGGGCACCGGTCGCGATCGACTATCGCGAACGCGCACCGTTCAAGTCGACGCAGACGATGTACCTCGACTCGACGGGCAAGATCGTTCGCCAGCGCACGGCAACGGGCTATCTCGCGCCCGGAGTGCCGGGCACGGTTCGCGGTCTGGCCATGGCGCACAAGCGGTACGGCACACTCGCGTGGAAGGACGTCGTGATGCCGGCCGCGGAGCTCGCCGAGCATGGCTTCGAGCTGTCGGAGGCGCTCGCGCGCTCGCTCAATCGCGAAGTCGCCGGCCAGATGGCGCGGTATCCCGCGTCGGTCGCCGCGTATGGCAAACCCGGCGGCGGACCGTGGGCGAAGGGCGATACGCTCGTGTTGAAGGATCTCGCACGAACGCTGCGCGCGATCGCCACGAAAGGGCCGAACGCCTTCTACACCGGTTGGATCGCCGACAGCATTGCCGCGACGATGGCCGAAAACGGCGGGCTGATCACGAAGAAGGATCTCGCCGCATACGAAGCGAAAGCGCGCAAGCCCATCACCGGCACCTTCAACGGCTATGCGTTGATCGGCATGCCGCCGCCGAGCAGCGGCGGCGTGACGATGGTCGAGATGCTGAACATTTTAGAGAACTTGAATATCGCGAAGCTCGGGCCCCAGGCGCCACAGACGCTGCATTACGAAATCGAAGCGATGCGTCGCGGCTATCTCGATCGCGCCCGCTACCTGGGCGATCCGGATTTCGTGAAGGACATGCCGCTCACTCGGCTCATGTCGAAATCGTACGCGAAGTCGCTCGCCCAAACGATCGACCCCAATCACGCGTCGAGCAGCGTCGAGCTGGGCAAGGACATCGTGTCGCAGATCGCGTCGACCGAGCACGATGAGACCACGCAGTTCTCGGTCGTGGACAAGGACGGCAACGCCGTGTCGAACACCTTCACGCTCGAGGGCGGATTCGGTTCGCATGTCGTCGTTCGCGGCACAGGGATGATTCTCAACAACGAGATGGGCGACTTCAACAAGAAGCCCGGCGAGACGAACGTCACGGGCGACATCGGCACGCCGGCGAATCTCATCGCGCCCGGGAAGCGCATGCTCAGCTCGATGAGCCCCACGATTCTGACCAAGAACGGCAAGCTGTTCATGGTGACCGGGTCGCCGGGCGGGCGCACGATCATCAATACGGTCATGGAGATCATCCTCAACGCGACGGCGTTCGACATGAACGTGCGTCAGGCCGTGGATGCGCCCCGCTTCCACCACCAATGGCTGCCCGACGAAGTCACGTTCGAGCGCGGCGCGATTCCGGATTCAACCGCCGAGCGCCTGAAGGCGATGGGTCATGCCGTTCGCTTCGGCGGCGTGCAGGGCGACGGCCATTCGATCATCGTGCGCGACGGCGTCGCGTACGGCGCGAACGACCACCGGAGCCCGGACTCGAAGGTCGCGGTGCCGTAAGGCTACTTCTTCTCGTCGAGCTTGAGCGACGCGGAGTTCACACAGTAGCGAAGACCGGTGGGCTTCGGTCCGTCGTCGAACAGGTGGCCGAGGTGACAGCCGCACTTGGCGCAGTGGATCTCGGTCCGCCGCATGAAGTGGCCGTTGTCCTCTTCCGTCGCGATCGCGCCCGCATTGAGGGCATCATAAAAACTCGGCCAGCCCGAGCCGGAGTCGAACTTCGTGTCCGACGTGAAGAGCGGCTCGCCGCAGCACACGCATTTGTAGACGCCGGGCGTGTGAGAATCCCAATACTGGCCGGTGAACGCGCGTTCGGTTCCCTTTTCGCGCGCGATGCGGTATTGCTCGGGAGTGAGCTCCTTTGCCCACTCCGCGTCTGATTTTTCTATTTTGGACATTTATTGTTCCTCACTTCGGCGCTTCGCACCTACGCTCGGAATTCCGCCGAGAAAGTTTAGAACTCTCTCTTCTTCATGATCTCGAAGAGCTCGGCCGCCTCGGTATCCTTGTCGTTTTCCCTGGGCCGCGTAACGTCGAGCGTCGCATCATATGTACGCCGTTGGGACGCTTTCGGTTTGTTGGCTTTGGCCATGGTTTTCTTCATGAGCTTCGCAAGCTGTTTCTCGTCCATGCCGGTCTCCGTCTAGAGTGAGCGAAGCGGATATCCTTAAGCTATTGTTCAGCGCAACGCCAAAACAGACCTCGCTGCAACTCATACATGGAATCGACTAGCGAGCCAAGCCGGACCATTTCGGCGGCGCGCGCACATCTCGAACGCGGGTTTCGATTCGAGCAAGCGGGGACCCTGGAGCGGGCGCTCGAGGCGTATCGCGATGCGCTCGCGGCGCGTCCGACCGAGCCCGAAGAGGCCGAGGCGCGGCTGCGCGTGGCGCGGGTGTATCGCAGCATGGCGCGCTGGGCCGAGGCGCGAGTCGAATCGCGCGAAGCGGTGCGCATCGCCCGAGCGATCGGCACGAACGACCTGGCCGCCGAAGCGCTGAACATCGAGGTGGGCGCGCTGCAGCTGCAGGGGTTCTTCGACGACGCCGACGTGATCGCGCTCGAAGCCCTGGCGCTGGCGCAGTCGCATCGCGTGCGCGGGATCACGCTCCAGAATCTCGGGCGGAGCGCCGCCGAACGCCGGGAGTTCGAGAAGTCAGATGAGTATTTCGACGCATC from Gemmatimonadaceae bacterium includes these protein-coding regions:
- the ggt gene encoding gamma-glutamyltransferase, whose amino-acid sequence is MLRPLARVTALLCTICVAGAVGAQTDSGIVSSKHGMVVSTSAPASDVGAAILRKGGNAIDAAVATAFALAVTHPSAGNIGGGGFMIVRPAKGAPVAIDYRERAPFKSTQTMYLDSTGKIVRQRTATGYLAPGVPGTVRGLAMAHKRYGTLAWKDVVMPAAELAEHGFELSEALARSLNREVAGQMARYPASVAAYGKPGGGPWAKGDTLVLKDLARTLRAIATKGPNAFYTGWIADSIAATMAENGGLITKKDLAAYEAKARKPITGTFNGYALIGMPPPSSGGVTMVEMLNILENLNIAKLGPQAPQTLHYEIEAMRRGYLDRARYLGDPDFVKDMPLTRLMSKSYAKSLAQTIDPNHASSSVELGKDIVSQIASTEHDETTQFSVVDKDGNAVSNTFTLEGGFGSHVVVRGTGMILNNEMGDFNKKPGETNVTGDIGTPANLIAPGKRMLSSMSPTILTKNGKLFMVTGSPGGRTIINTVMEIILNATAFDMNVRQAVDAPRFHHQWLPDEVTFERGAIPDSTAERLKAMGHAVRFGGVQGDGHSIIVRDGVAYGANDHRSPDSKVAVP
- the msrB gene encoding peptide-methionine (R)-S-oxide reductase MsrB, with translation MSKIEKSDAEWAKELTPEQYRIAREKGTERAFTGQYWDSHTPGVYKCVCCGEPLFTSDTKFDSGSGWPSFYDALNAGAIATEEDNGHFMRRTEIHCAKCGCHLGHLFDDGPKPTGLRYCVNSASLKLDEKK